One Phaseolus vulgaris cultivar G19833 chromosome 4, P. vulgaris v2.0, whole genome shotgun sequence DNA window includes the following coding sequences:
- the LOC137836385 gene encoding vegetative cell wall protein gp1-like: MGWFLAILLFSLISGSVSEVEDNKFSSDVVVGGIVICDICSEHDFTPKTHFISGAKVGVECKVEHSTPSFKEEVETDKYGEFKVKLPFKVRRHAKIINGCTFKLISSSEPHCDVPVLSTSSSVSFITTKEGERIFSAGFFSFKPKKKPSFCNKKLSVSNPSLSDEKSEVDTFFPPLPFLPPFPSLPPFPFLPPIPFLPPFPFLPPIPFLPPNPFHPPTPIPPPSPPLPPKTPVQPTPSPLLPPYTPSPVQPPISPVQPPRSPSPPSPSPVQPPKSPSPPSPSPVQPPRRPSPPSPSPVQPPKRPSPPSPSPVQPPISLSPPSPSPLAPSPHVPSASPTPSSPLAPPTQSPSPSSPPLSAPKSSNY; the protein is encoded by the exons ATGGGTTGGTTTCTTGCAATTTTGTTGTTCAGTCTCATATCTGGTAGTGTTTCAGAGGTTGAAGACAACAAGTTTTCTTCTGATGTTGTGGTTGGAGGCATTGTCATCTGTGACATATGTTCTGAACATGATTTCACCCCCAAAACCCACTTCATTTCAG GTGCCAAAGTAGGTGTAGAATGCAAAGTTGAACATTCAACACCAAGTTTCAAGGAAGAAGTGGAGACAGATAAATATGGTGAATTCAAAGTGAAATTACCATTCAAAGTGAGGAGACATGCAAAGATAATCAATGGATGCACTTTCAAACTCATTAGTAGCAGTGAGCCACACTGTGATGTGCCTGTACTTTCCACCTCTTCTTCAGTGAGTTTCATTACAACAAAAGAAGGAGAACGCATCTTCTCAGCTGGGTTTTTCTCATTCAAGCCTAAGAAAAAACCAAGCTTTTGCAACAAAAAGCTAAGTGTTTCCAACCCATCTCTTTCAGATGAAAAATCAGAAGTAGATACTTTTTTCCCTCCCCTCCCATTCCTACCTCCATTCCCATCCCTACCTCCATTCCCATTTCTACCTCCAATCCCCTTCCTACCTCCATTTCCTTTCCTACCTCCAATTCCATTCCTACCTCCAAACCCTTTCCATCCTCCCACCCCAATTCCTCCACCAAGCCCACCTCTACCACCCAAAACTCCAGTGCAACCAACTCCTAGTCCACTTCTACCTCCCTATACACCAAGTCCAGTGCAACCACCTATAAGTCCAGTGCAACCACCTAGAAGTCCATCACCACCATCTCCAAGTCCAGTGCAACCACCTAAAAGTCCATCACCACCATCTCCAAGTCCAGTGCAACCACCTAGAAGGCCATCACCACCATCTCCAAGTCCAGTGCAACCACCTAAAAGGCCATCACCACCATCTCCAAGTCCAGTGCAACCACCTATAAGTCTTTCACCACCATCTCCAAGTCCATTGGCACCATCTCCCCATGTTCCAAGTGCATCGCCAACACCTTCAAGTCCATTGGCTCCACCTACTCAGAGTCCAAGTCCATCGTCACCACCACTAAGTGCACCAAAATCCAGTAACTACTAA
- the LOC137837029 gene encoding pollen-specific leucine-rich repeat extensin-like protein 1 → MSWILVILFLSLTYGCVSEANHDKKLPSASVVGTVYCDTCFQLDFSRGSHFISGASVGVECKDGNSVPRFKKEVKTNEQGEFKVQLPFKVRKHVRRIKGCTIKLINSSEPHCAVASVSTSSSMSLKTRNQREDVFSAGLFSFKPIEKPNFCNQKQKSVQNPKPHVSVKPFSGFPPKVQTTVFKSNSDKSHSNKNLAEDFFFPPNPFFPPPLVPNPFQPPPLIPNPFQPPPLIPNPFQPPSPPLIPNPFQPPSPPPLIPNPFQPPPTPHAPLIPNPFQPPPSPPPSLFPPFPPIVIPGLTPSPPPPPPPAPIFPVPPFPPLFPPLFPPPHSPGTPPASSKNTSP, encoded by the exons ATGTCTTGGATCCTTGTAATTCTGTTTCTCAGCCTCACATATGGTTGTGTTTCTGAGGCTAACCATGACAAGAAGCTTCCTTCTGCTTCTGTGGTTGGCACTGTCTACTGTGACACATGTTTTCAATTGGATTTCTCAAGAGGAAGCCATTTTATTTCAG GTGCCTCAGTAGGTGTAGAATGTAAAGATGGGAATTCAGTACCAAGATTCAAGAAAGAAGTGAAGACAAATGAACAAGGAGAATTCAAAGTGCAGCTACCTTTCAAAGTGAGGAAACATGTGAGGAGAATCAAAGGGTGCACTATCAAGTTAATAAATAGCAGTGAGCCTCACTGTGCTGTGGCATCAGTTTCCACCTCTTCTTCAATGAGTCTCAAGACAAGAAATCAAAGAGAAGACGTTTTCTCAGCCGGGTTGTTCTCATTCAAGCCCATTGAAAAGCCAAACTTCTGtaaccaaaaacaaaaaagtgtTCAAAACCCCAAGCCACATGTTTCTGTGAAACCCTTTTCAGGATTTCCACCAAAAGTTCAAACCACAGTGTTCAAATCCAATTCAGACAAATCTCATTCAAATAAAAACTTAGCTGAAGATTTCTTTTTTCCTCCAAATCCATTTTTTCCACCACCATTGGTTCCTAACCCATTTCAGCCTCCTCCCCTCATTCCAAACCCCTTTCAACCACCTCCTCTCATTCCCAACCCTTTTCAACCACCAAGCCCACCACTCATTCCCAACCCATTCCAGCCACCAAGCCCACCACCGCTCATCCCTAACCCATTCCAGCCTCCTCCAACCCCACATGCACCACTCATTCCCAACCCATTCCAGCCTCCACCCAGCCCACCACCATCTTTGTTTCCTCCTTTTCCACCAATAGTAATACCAGGTTTAACtccatcaccaccaccacctccgCCACCAGCACCAATCTTCCCTGTTCCTCCTTTCCCTCCACTATTCCCACCTCTATTCCCTCCACCTCACAGCCCTGGCACACCCCCTGCTTCTTCCAAGAATACTTCCCCCTGA
- the LOC137836902 gene encoding uncharacterized protein, translating to MCWFLVILFLNLIYGSVSEVQDNKFSSAVVVGGTVFCDTCSQHDFNPKTHFISGAKVGVECKVGHSIPSFKKEVVTDKYGEFKVKLPFKVRRHAKTIKGCTFKLISSSEPHCDVPALSTSSSVSLIATKQGEHIFSAGFFSFKPIRKPSFCNQKQSVPNPSPSDKNSVVDTFFPPYPWLPFPNPLLPPPNFPPNPLLPFPNFPPNPLLPFPNFPPNPLLPPLQPSPPILPPSPLPPPLSPYPVQPPPTPLPPSPLPPPLTPNPVQPPPTPLPPHSSHL from the exons ATGTGTTGGTTTCTTGTAATTTTGTTTCTCAATCTCATATATGGCAGTGTTTCAGAGGTTCAAGACAACAAGTTTTCTTCTGCTGTTGTGGTTGGGGGAACTGTCTTCTGTGACACATGTTCTCAACATGATTTCAACCCCAAAACCCACTTCATTTCAG GTGCCAAAGTAGGTGTAGAATGCAAAGTTGGTCATTCAATACCAAGTTTCAAGAAAGAAGTAGTGACAGACAAATATGGTGAATTCAAAGTGAAGTTACCATTCAAAGTGAGGAGACATGCAAAGACAATCAAGGGATGCACTTTCAAACTCATTAGTAGCAGTGAGCCACACTGTGATGTTCCTGCACTTTCCACCTCTTCTTCTGTGAGTCTCATTGCAACAAAGCAAGGAGAACACATCTTCTCTGCTGGCTTCTTCTCCTTCAAGCCTATTAGAAAACCAAGCTTTTGCAACCAAAAGCAAAGTGTTCCAAACCCATCTCCATCAGATAAAAACTCAGTTGTAGATACCTTTTTTCCTCCATATCCTTGGCTACCATTCCCAAATCCATTACTACCACCCCCAAATTTCCCTCCAAACCCATTACTACCATTCCCAAATTTCCCTCCAAACCCATTGCTACCATTCCCAAATTTCCCTCCAAACCCATTGCTACCTCCACTACAACCTTCTCCCCCAATTTTGCCACCAAGCCCACTGCCACCACCCTTGTCCCCATATCCAGTGCAACCACCGCCAACTCCATTGCCACCAAGTCCACTTCCACCACCCCTAACCCCAAATCCAGTGCAACCACCGCCAACTCCATTGCCACCACACTCATCACACTTATGA